The genomic interval ACAAATAGCTAAACCTGAACCCAATGGAAATGAGGTTTTGATTAAAATACATGCTGCGGGATTAAACCGGAGTGATATCATTTCCAGGAAGAGCAATCCCTACGGAACAGCTACTGTCAGGGAAATTCCCGGACTGGAAATTTCTGGTGTGGTGGAAGCTACCGGCCCCGAAGTGAAACGCTGGAAAGTAGGTGACCGTGTTTGTGCGTTAATTGCTGGCGGTGGGTATGCGCAATATAGAGCTGTAGATGAAAGGTTATGTCTTCCTGTACCTGAGGGCTTATCTTTTGAAGAAGCTGCAACTTTGCCTGAAACCATTTTTACCATCTGGTCTAATGTATTTAAAGATGCTGCTTTTAAAACCGGTGAAAACTTTCTGATCCATGGAGGAACCAGTGGAATCGGGGTAACTGCTATACAAATGATTGTAGCTATGGGTGGAAAAGCTTATGCAACTGCTGGTACAGTAGAGAAGTGTCAGTTTTGTGAAGACCTGGGCGCAACTATAGCTGTGAATTATAAAACGGAAGACTTTGTAACCCTGCTTAAACCTGTCGGGATTGATGTGATCCTGGATATGACAGGAGGGGAGAATACGTTGAAAAATATGGATATTCTGAATCCTGATGGCCGGATTACTTTCATTAATGCAATGAATGGCTCTAAATCGGAGATTGATATTTTGCAGCTGATGAGTAAGCGGCTAA from Pedobacter sp. WC2423 carries:
- a CDS encoding NAD(P)H-quinone oxidoreductase yields the protein MDAIVITEKGGPEVLKLEQIAKPEPNGNEVLIKIHAAGLNRSDIISRKSNPYGTATVREIPGLEISGVVEATGPEVKRWKVGDRVCALIAGGGYAQYRAVDERLCLPVPEGLSFEEAATLPETIFTIWSNVFKDAAFKTGENFLIHGGTSGIGVTAIQMIVAMGGKAYATAGTVEKCQFCEDLGATIAVNYKTEDFVTLLKPVGIDVILDMTGGENTLKNMDILNPDGRITFINAMNGSKSEIDILQLMSKRLKLTGSMLKPRTDDYKAMLAAEIEQTIWPLITAGKIKPVIFKVFPLTEAGEAQQLMESSTHIGKIVLKVA